Proteins from a genomic interval of Equus quagga isolate Etosha38 chromosome 11, UCLA_HA_Equagga_1.0, whole genome shotgun sequence:
- the CD7 gene encoding T-cell antigen CD7, producing MAPGLSLLPLLLALVHNLLRALTAQEVQQSPPYIIAPEESSINITCCTSGTLLGLHLKQSWPKPSNVIYYEGERKTTVDERFWGRVTFSGPRDNLTITVHHLQLADTGIYTCQAIMENILEIQGPGTSVVVTDKLSQAVNTCREAQLIHTALPTALAVGFFLIGLGLGAVCVLRRTQIKKLCWASDKNSVCVVYEDMSYSRRNTVSTPNPYQ from the exons ATGGCCCCGGggctctctctgctccccttgCTCCTGGCCCTTGTCCACAACCTGCTGAGGGCCCTGACCGCCCAAG AGGTGCAGCAGTCCCCTCCCTACATAATCGCCCCAGAGGAGAGTTCCATCAACATCACCTGCTGCACCAGCGGGACCCTGCTCGGGCTCCACCTGAAGCAAAGTTGGCCGAAGCCCAGCAACGTGATTTATTATGAGGGTGAGAGGAAGACTACCGTGGACGAACGGTTCTGGGGCCGCGTCACCTTCTCAGGGCCACGAGACAACTTGACCATCACTGTGCACCACCTGCAGCTGGCTGACACCGGCATCTACACCTGCCAGGCCATCATGGAGAACATCTTGGAGATCCAGGGCCCCGGGACCTCAGTTGTGGTGACAG ACAAACTGTCCCAAGCAGTGAACACATGCCGGGAGGCTCAGCTGATACACACTGCCCTCCCCACGGCCCTGGCTGTGGGCTTCTTCCTCATCGGGCTAGGACTGGGGGCGGTGTGTGTGCTGAGGAGGACCCAG ATCAAGAAACTCTGCTGGGCCAGTGATAAGAACTCGGTGTGTGTGGTGTACGAGGACATGTCCTACAGCCGCCGCAACACAGTGTCCACCCCCAACCCGTACCAGTGA
- the SECTM1 gene encoding secreted and transmembrane protein 1 isoform X1, with translation MLTLASPVLLAKMLWALLLLDASFSAQKGSWDNPTCTQGVVSVPRGARAMMACNISNPFSNITICLSVAARTDCQYIFRNAPQGNISQDGWHLRVQGGMAQLVIEDAWDNQSGQYKWHLQGGQINVGITTLNVSEPQDPLFTPYPGPESPRPLHEVGSQSDMVFVIPVIVILFILVLSMWAWCRRRHSLKLSNIPQGFFEVNKISQAGPAPWRSGSVRALGFSDPEIRWFGSQAQTWQRS, from the exons ATGCTGACCTTGGCATCCCCTGTCCTCCTTGCTAAGATGCTCTGGGCCCTCCTGCTCCTGGATGCCTCCTTCAGTGCTCAGAAAGGAA GCTGGGACAACCCTACCTGCACCCAGGGCGTGGTGTCTGTGCCCAGGGGGGCACGTGCCATGATGGCCTGCAACATCTCCAACCCCTTCTCCAACATCACCATCTGCCTGAGTGTGGCGGCAAGGACGGACTGCCAGTATATCTTCAGGAATGCCCCCCAAGGAAACATCTCTCAGGATGGGTGGCACCTGCGGGTTCAAGGAGGCATGGCACAGCTTGTGATTGAGGACGCCTGGGACAATCAGTCTGGCCAGTACAAATGGCATCTCCAAGGAGGCCAGATAAACGTTGGAATCACCACCCTGAATGTctcag AGCCCCAGGACCCACTCTTCACACCTTACCCAG GCCCAGAGTCGCCACGCCCCCTGCATGAGGTGGGGAGCCAGTCTGATATGGTCTTTGTCATCCCTGTCATTGTCATCCTCTTCATCCTGGTGCTCAGCATGTGGGCCTGGTGCAGAAGGCGCCATTCCCTGAAGCTCTCAAATATTCCGCAG GGCTTTTTCGAGGTGAATAAAATAAGCCAAgcgggaccagccccgtggcggagtggttcagttcgcgcgCTCGGCTTCAGCGACCCGgagattcgctggttcggatcccaggcgcagacatggcagcgctcttga
- the SECTM1 gene encoding secreted and transmembrane protein 1 isoform X2, producing the protein MLTLASPVLLAKMLWALLLLDASFSAQKGSWDNPTCTQGVVSVPRGARAMMACNISNPFSNITICLSVAARTDCQYIFRNAPQGNISQDGWHLRVQGGMAQLVIEDAWDNQSGQYKWHLQGGQINVGITTLNVSEPQDPLFTPYPGPESPRPLHEVGSQSDMVFVIPVIVILFILVLSMWAWCRRRHSLKLSNIPQRGWFRAPGTWARWEGDPALWASGIKPQEPHPDPEAASTG; encoded by the exons ATGCTGACCTTGGCATCCCCTGTCCTCCTTGCTAAGATGCTCTGGGCCCTCCTGCTCCTGGATGCCTCCTTCAGTGCTCAGAAAGGAA GCTGGGACAACCCTACCTGCACCCAGGGCGTGGTGTCTGTGCCCAGGGGGGCACGTGCCATGATGGCCTGCAACATCTCCAACCCCTTCTCCAACATCACCATCTGCCTGAGTGTGGCGGCAAGGACGGACTGCCAGTATATCTTCAGGAATGCCCCCCAAGGAAACATCTCTCAGGATGGGTGGCACCTGCGGGTTCAAGGAGGCATGGCACAGCTTGTGATTGAGGACGCCTGGGACAATCAGTCTGGCCAGTACAAATGGCATCTCCAAGGAGGCCAGATAAACGTTGGAATCACCACCCTGAATGTctcag AGCCCCAGGACCCACTCTTCACACCTTACCCAG GCCCAGAGTCGCCACGCCCCCTGCATGAGGTGGGGAGCCAGTCTGATATGGTCTTTGTCATCCCTGTCATTGTCATCCTCTTCATCCTGGTGCTCAGCATGTGGGCCTGGTGCAGAAGGCGCCATTCCCTGAAGCTCTCAAATATTCCGCAG aggGGTTGGTTCAGAGCCCCAGGAACATGGGCCCGTTGGGAGGGTGATCCAGCCCTCTGGGCATCTGGCATCAAGCCCCAGGAGCCCCACCCTGACCCAGAGGCTGCCAGCACAGGGTGA